A genome region from Nocardia sp. NBC_00565 includes the following:
- the accA gene encoding acetyl-CoA carboxylase carboxyl transferase subunit alpha yields the protein MKSAHGLDGAADWVLCPACLIPLYGKRFARDLGVCGECGRHTPITAEQRIAQLADEGRFEPLAVIPTDDDPLTFTDTKPYRDRLAAARARTGMHDAVLCALAAIEGNPVLIAAMDFRFLGGSLGTAVGEMITAAAETALAERIPLLIVTASGGARMQEGPLSLMQMAKTSAALEQLDRAGILTMTLITDPTYGGVAASFATLSDVLIAEPGARLGFAGRRVIEQTIRQELPPKFQTAEFLLECGLIDMIVPRVGLRQALGSLLRIAGPVDPTGEAVTELDAGTITDPDRVADSDPWVQVRRARTPSRPTALDYFALAFDGFHELRGDRISGDCPAIVGGTAWLGDQPVVVIGQQKGHEPKEMMARNFGMPTPAGYRKSARLMRFAEKLGLPVITLIDTPGAYPGAAAEEQGQAVVIAENIRLMSALRVPVISVVIGEGGSGGALALGVANRVLMFANGTYSVISPEGCAAIVWNDPAAAPKAAAALSLTAGDLLRLGVVDAVLPEPGDDVGSAPLAAANQLHRALAASLRELTGRSGEDLATERRARFRRFGARQQVSVRSVA from the coding sequence ATGAAGTCAGCACACGGCCTCGACGGCGCCGCGGACTGGGTGCTCTGCCCGGCCTGTCTGATTCCGCTGTACGGCAAGCGATTCGCCCGCGACCTCGGTGTCTGCGGCGAATGCGGCAGACATACCCCGATCACCGCCGAGCAGCGCATCGCCCAGCTCGCCGACGAGGGCCGCTTCGAACCGCTCGCGGTCATCCCCACCGACGACGACCCGCTGACCTTCACCGACACCAAGCCCTACCGCGATCGGCTGGCCGCCGCGCGGGCGCGCACCGGCATGCACGACGCCGTCCTGTGCGCGCTCGCGGCGATCGAGGGCAATCCGGTGCTCATCGCGGCGATGGATTTCCGTTTCCTCGGTGGCTCGCTGGGCACCGCGGTCGGCGAGATGATCACCGCGGCCGCGGAAACGGCGTTGGCCGAACGGATTCCGCTGCTCATTGTCACCGCCTCGGGCGGCGCCCGGATGCAGGAGGGACCGCTGTCGCTGATGCAGATGGCGAAAACCAGTGCGGCGCTGGAGCAGTTGGACCGCGCCGGGATTCTCACCATGACCTTGATCACCGACCCGACCTACGGGGGAGTGGCCGCATCGTTCGCCACTCTGTCGGATGTGCTGATCGCCGAGCCCGGCGCGCGACTGGGTTTCGCGGGCCGCCGGGTGATCGAGCAGACCATCCGGCAGGAGTTGCCCCCGAAGTTCCAGACCGCCGAATTCCTGTTGGAGTGTGGGCTGATCGACATGATCGTGCCGCGCGTGGGCCTGCGGCAGGCACTGGGGTCGTTATTGCGGATCGCCGGACCGGTCGACCCGACCGGCGAGGCGGTGACCGAACTCGATGCGGGCACGATCACCGATCCGGATCGGGTCGCCGACAGCGATCCCTGGGTGCAGGTCCGGCGCGCCCGCACCCCGAGCCGGCCGACCGCCCTGGACTACTTCGCCCTCGCCTTCGACGGTTTCCACGAGCTGCGCGGGGACCGCATTTCCGGGGATTGCCCCGCCATTGTCGGCGGCACCGCGTGGCTCGGTGATCAACCGGTCGTGGTGATCGGGCAGCAGAAAGGCCATGAGCCGAAGGAGATGATGGCGCGCAACTTCGGCATGCCGACACCGGCGGGTTACCGAAAGTCCGCACGGCTCATGCGTTTCGCCGAGAAGCTGGGGCTGCCCGTGATCACTCTCATCGACACCCCGGGCGCCTATCCCGGCGCGGCCGCCGAGGAGCAGGGCCAGGCGGTCGTGATCGCCGAGAACATCCGATTGATGTCGGCGCTGCGCGTGCCGGTGATCAGCGTGGTGATCGGTGAGGGCGGCAGCGGTGGCGCGCTCGCGCTCGGTGTCGCGAACCGGGTGCTGATGTTCGCCAACGGCACGTACTCGGTGATCAGCCCGGAGGGGTGCGCGGCCATCGTCTGGAACGATCCCGCCGCCGCACCGAAAGCCGCTGCCGCGCTGTCGCTTACCGCCGGCGATCTGCTGCGTCTCGGTGTCGTCGACGCGGTGCTGCCCGAACCCGGCGACGATGTCGGGTCGGCCCCGCTGGCAGCGGCGAACCAGCTGCATCGGGCGCTGGCGGCGAGTCTGCGCGAACTGACCGGGCGCAGCGGTGAGGACCTCGCGACCGAGCGGCGCGCCCGGTTCCGCCGGTTCGGTGCGCGGCAGCAGGTTTCGGTCCGGTCGGTGGCGTAA
- a CDS encoding acetyl-CoA carboxylase biotin carboxylase subunit: MFEKILIANRGEIALRVARTCRELGVRTVAVHSVADAESAVVHFADESVQIGPAAAKRSYLNAAAVLAAAELTGADAIHPGYGFLSESPDFADACRAAGVTLIGPPADVMAQLGDKQSARTLMAKAGLPLLPGSLDPLEPDEAHALADLIGYPVIIKAAAGGGGRGMQVVRESASFPRAFQETRATARMLFGDSRVYLEKYLEGARHVEIQVLCDGYGNGVHLGERDCSVQRRHQKLIEESPAARLPDGLAARMGKSAVDGVLEAGYVGAGTVEFLVDRGGNYYFMEVNCRIQVEHPVTEMVTGIDLIAEQIRIATGKSLGITQDRISLNGAAIECRINAEDPANDFAPAPGIVAEFTPPGGPFVRVDTHVHAGYSISPHYDSLLAKLIVWAPDRDQALARMRRALAEFRISGARVETTRDFLREVLDHPAMRSATHSTALVDELLRDR; this comes from the coding sequence ATGTTCGAGAAGATTCTGATCGCCAATCGCGGCGAGATCGCGCTGCGAGTGGCGCGCACCTGCCGGGAACTCGGGGTGCGCACCGTCGCGGTGCATTCGGTTGCCGACGCGGAGTCGGCTGTGGTGCATTTCGCCGACGAATCGGTGCAGATCGGTCCCGCGGCGGCCAAGCGCAGCTATCTCAATGCCGCGGCCGTGCTGGCCGCCGCCGAGCTGACCGGTGCCGACGCGATCCATCCCGGCTACGGATTCCTTTCGGAGTCACCGGATTTCGCGGATGCCTGCCGTGCCGCGGGGGTGACGCTGATCGGTCCGCCCGCCGATGTGATGGCTCAACTCGGCGACAAGCAGTCGGCGCGCACGCTGATGGCCAAGGCGGGGCTGCCGCTGCTGCCCGGCAGTCTGGATCCGCTCGAGCCCGACGAGGCGCACGCGCTCGCCGATTTGATCGGCTATCCGGTGATCATCAAGGCGGCCGCTGGTGGCGGCGGGCGCGGTATGCAGGTGGTGCGCGAGAGCGCGTCGTTCCCGCGCGCCTTCCAGGAGACCCGCGCGACGGCGCGAATGTTGTTCGGCGACAGTCGAGTCTATCTGGAGAAGTACCTCGAGGGCGCCAGGCATGTGGAGATCCAGGTGCTGTGCGACGGTTATGGCAACGGTGTGCACCTCGGTGAACGCGACTGCTCGGTGCAGCGCAGACATCAGAAGCTCATCGAGGAGTCGCCCGCAGCGCGGCTACCGGACGGGCTGGCGGCACGGATGGGCAAATCCGCGGTGGACGGTGTGCTGGAGGCGGGCTACGTCGGCGCCGGAACCGTGGAATTTCTGGTGGATCGCGGGGGTAATTACTATTTTATGGAGGTGAACTGTCGAATTCAGGTGGAACATCCGGTGACCGAAATGGTTACCGGTATAGATCTGATCGCCGAACAGATCCGAATCGCGACCGGGAAATCGCTCGGCATCACCCAGGATCGTATTTCCCTGAATGGTGCGGCAATTGAGTGCCGTATCAATGCGGAGGATCCGGCGAACGATTTCGCCCCCGCTCCCGGAATTGTGGCCGAATTCACACCGCCGGGTGGTCCATTCGTGCGCGTCGATACTCATGTGCACGCCGGTTATTCCATATCGCCGCACTATGATTCGCTGTTGGCCAAGCTCATCGTCTGGGCGCCGGACCGGGACCAGGCGCTCGCACGCATGCGGCGAGCCCTGGCCGAATTCCGGATTTCCGGGGCACGGGTGGAGACGACCCGGGATTTTCTGCGGGAGGTACTCGACCATCCCGCTATGCGGTCGGCGACGCATTCGACCGCGCTGGTGGACGAGTTGCTGCGGGACCGCTAG